The DNA segment GCGGGGCTTTAAAAGTGTTGCTGCCCGAAGTGGACGCCCTTTTCGGCGTGCCGCAACGCGCCGACTACCACCCCGAAATCGACAGCGGCATCCACACGCTGATGGTATTGCAACGCGCCGCCGACATGGGCTTGACCCTGCCCGAACGCTACGCCGCCCTGCTGCACGACTTGGGCAAAGCACTCACACCCGCCGACATTCTGCCCAAACACCACGGCCACGATATAGCGGGCGTAACGCCCGTGCGCGCCGTCAACGCCCGCTGGAAAGTGCCCAAAGCCTGTTCCGAATTGGCCGAACTGGTTTGCCGCTGGCACATCATGTTGCACAGCGTCGAAAACCTGAAAGCACAAACCGTGTTGAAAACCCTGAAACAAACCGATGCTTTCAGACGGCCCGAACGTTTTCAGACGGCCTTAAACGTTTGCGTGGCCGATACGCAAGGCCGTCTGAACCGCGAAAACGAACCCTACCCGCAGCGCGAACACTGGCTGGCTCTGCTTGATGCCGCCAACAGCATCAACACCGCCGAAATCGCCGCCGCCCACGCCGATGCGCCGCACAAAATTGCCGAAGCAATTGATAGGGCGCGGCTGGAAAAAATCAAACCGCTGCATGCGGCCTGAGACCTTTGCAAAACCCTCAGATGTGGATGCAGTTCAAGGCGTAGCAGCACAGCGAGTGCAGACATATCATATAGATAGGCAAACGAGCGAGCAGCGCACAACGCAGAAATGCGCCGCAGATGAGGGTTTTGCAAAGGTCTCGGCCTACTGCGAGGGTTCCGCCACCTCATAAACCGCCGCTTTACCGGCCTTTCATCCGTTTTTTTAGTTTTTTCGTTTTTTAAGGAATCAAAATGTTCACAGGCATCGTACAAGGCATGGGGCGCATTGTCGCCAAAGATGCGCCTTCCGCCGACTTTTGCACCTACACGGTCGAGCTGCCCGAAGACATGGCACACAACCTGCAAATCGGCGCATCGGTAGCCAATAACGGCTGCTGCCTTACCATTACCCGCATCAACGGCCGCCAAGTCGATTTCGACCTGATGGCGGAAACCTTGTCCAAAACCAACCTCGGCGCATTGGAAACCGGCAGCCCGGTCAACCTCGAGCGCGCCGCCCGCTTCGGCGACGAAATCGGCGGCCATGTGATGAGCGGCCACATTATCGCCGTTACCCCGATTACCCGCATCGAAGAGAGCGAACACAACCGCACCATATGGTTTGCCCTGCCGCCCGAGCTGAAACCTTATATCCTGACCAAAGGTTTTGTGGGGCTGGACGGTTGCAGCCTTACCATCGGCAGCGTAACCGACACCGAATTCAACGTGCATCTGATTCCCGAAACCCTGCAACGCACATTGTTCGGCACGCGCCAAGCGGGCGACCTTGTGAATATAGAAATCGACCCGCAAACCCAAGCCGTGGTTGATACCGTTGCACGGATTATGTCGGCGCAGCAAAGCTGATGCCCAAACTGACTGCGGCAGCCGCCATGAACCCGACCGTTGAAACCCACCCGCTCGCCCCGTTCGCGCCCGCAAACGCCACCCTGCTGATGCTCGGTTCGTTTCCGCCGCCGCGCGCCCGCTGGAAAATGGATTTTTACTACCCCAATTTTCAAAACGACATGTGGCGGATTTTCGGCTTGGTGTTTTTCGGCGACAAAGATTATTTTGTCGAACCCGGCGGCAAAGCCTTTAAAGAAGCGCTTATCCGCAGCTTTCTCACCGAACGCGGCATCGCCGTCGGCGATACGGCGCATCAGGTTATCCGTTTGCAGGGCAACGCTTCCGACAAGTTTTTGCAGATTGTGAAGCCGGTGGATTTGGCCGCGCTGCTCAATATCATGCCCAAGTGCACAACCGTGATGACCACGGGCGAACTGGCTACCGACACCCTGCTCTCGCTGATGCCGTCTGAAACCGCCAAACCCGCCATCGGCCGGTATTCCGAAACCGAATTTGCCGGCAGGCCGCTGCGCCTGTACCGCCTGCCGTCGTCATCGCGCGCCTATCCTTTGCCGCTGGCGGAAAAAGCCGCAGCCTACGGTGCGTTTTTCCGCGAAATCGGCTTGGCAAACCCATAAAACGCCAACCTTATTACCCTTTACACCCACCTGTTTTTCAGACGGCCTCGAAAGCCCTGTGCCGCCCAAACCCTGTATAATGCCGTCTGAAACTTTCACACAAAGCAAAACATGGCAAACCAACGACTTATCTACGGCTTTCACGCCGTTAACGCCCGCTTGTGGCAAAACCCGAAAAGTATTACCGAGCTGTATGTCCAAGAAGGCAAACACGATGCCCGCACCCGCGACGTGCTGGAAAAAGCCGCCGCCGAAAACGTGCGCGTGCATTTCGCCGCCGCCGAACGCTTAAACACCATCAGCAAAGGCGCGCGCCATCAAGGGGTAGTCGGCTTTATCGACGCATCCAAAAACCACGTCCACCTCGAAGACGTGTTGGAAAACCTGCGCGAACCGGCACTATTGCTGGTGCTCGACGGCATCACCGACCCGCACAACCTCGGCGCATGTCTGCGTACCGCCGACGCAATGGGCGTTCACGCCGTGATTGCGCCGAAAGACAAAAGCGCGGGGCTGAACGCCACCGTGAGCAAAGTGGCCTGCGGCGCGGCCGAAACCGTGCCCTACATCACCGTAACCAACCTCGCCCGCACCCTGCGCGAATTGAAAGAATACGGCATCTGGGTAGTCGGCACCGACATGGGCGGCGAGGCCGATCTGTATCACGCCCAGCTGCCCGAAAGCATCGCATGGGTGATGGGCAACGAAGGCGAAGGCATGCGCCGCCTCACCCGCGAACATTGCGACATGCTCGTTTCCGTGCCCATGTTCGGCACGGTGGAAAGCATGAACGTATCGGTAACGGCGGGCATGGTATTGAGCGAGACCCGCCGCCAACGGGTGTTGAGCGCCGAGAAATAAACCGTTTCCATTCAAAATGGCCGTCTGAAAACTCTTTACGCAAACCGTTTATATAGTCAATCAACTTAAAAATAGTACATCCGTCATACTCGGGCTTTACCCGAGTATTTTAAGTTTCAGCAAATTTAGGAGATACTCGGGTCAAGCCCGAGTATGACGGTTTTGTTGTTAAGACGGTTTTGTTGTTAAGTAGATTAACGATACTTTTTGCTTAAACCTTTTCAGACGGCCTTTTTACCGTTCCCGCCGAAAACATTGAATTTTCGCCGAGAGCCTTTATCATCTACCCGATTGAAACAACAAAGGGGGCAACCTATGATTGCTTGGTTTATCGCCGCCGTATTGGTGCTGATTGTCGAACTGTTTGTCGGCACGATTTATCTGTTGGTGGTCAGCGCCGCCCTGTTCGGCGCAGGCTTGACCGCTTGGCTGTTCGACAGCCTCGCCGCCAGCATCATTACCGCCGCCGTGCTGGCCGCCGCGGGCGTGTGGTGGGCGCACGGCTGGATTAAAAAACACCGCCGCCCGCCCGTGGAAGAATCCGCCCGCAACGATTTGGACATCGGGCAAACCGTGCA comes from the Neisseria dumasiana genome and includes:
- a CDS encoding uracil-DNA glycosylase family protein, which produces MPKLTAAAAMNPTVETHPLAPFAPANATLLMLGSFPPPRARWKMDFYYPNFQNDMWRIFGLVFFGDKDYFVEPGGKAFKEALIRSFLTERGIAVGDTAHQVIRLQGNASDKFLQIVKPVDLAALLNIMPKCTTVMTTGELATDTLLSLMPSETAKPAIGRYSETEFAGRPLRLYRLPSSSRAYPLPLAEKAAAYGAFFREIGLANP
- a CDS encoding NfeD family protein, with amino-acid sequence MIAWFIAAVLVLIVELFVGTIYLLVVSAALFGAGLTAWLFDSLAASIITAAVLAAAGVWWAHGWIKKHRRPPVEESARNDLDIGQTVQINRHLHGNLYEVHYRGTVWQAQADNGADHAAGQTAVITGKNGNILLIHLHSSSN
- a CDS encoding multifunctional CCA addition/repair protein; this translates as MQIYLVGGAVRDTLLNISVTDRDWVVVGADAAAMLAQGFQPVGKDFPVFLHPDSHEEYALARTERKTAKGYAGFAFYADKDVTLEQDLMRRDLTINAMAQDSDGLIIDPFGGQEDLRNGVLRHVSKAFAEDPVRILRTARFAARYGFSVAPETMELMKQMVRDGEADALVEERVWQELAKGLMEKQPRKMIEILRECGALKVLLPEVDALFGVPQRADYHPEIDSGIHTLMVLQRAADMGLTLPERYAALLHDLGKALTPADILPKHHGHDIAGVTPVRAVNARWKVPKACSELAELVCRWHIMLHSVENLKAQTVLKTLKQTDAFRRPERFQTALNVCVADTQGRLNRENEPYPQREHWLALLDAANSINTAEIAAAHADAPHKIAEAIDRARLEKIKPLHAA
- the rlmB gene encoding 23S rRNA (guanosine(2251)-2'-O)-methyltransferase RlmB, yielding MANQRLIYGFHAVNARLWQNPKSITELYVQEGKHDARTRDVLEKAAAENVRVHFAAAERLNTISKGARHQGVVGFIDASKNHVHLEDVLENLREPALLLVLDGITDPHNLGACLRTADAMGVHAVIAPKDKSAGLNATVSKVACGAAETVPYITVTNLARTLRELKEYGIWVVGTDMGGEADLYHAQLPESIAWVMGNEGEGMRRLTREHCDMLVSVPMFGTVESMNVSVTAGMVLSETRRQRVLSAEK
- a CDS encoding riboflavin synthase subunit alpha, producing MFTGIVQGMGRIVAKDAPSADFCTYTVELPEDMAHNLQIGASVANNGCCLTITRINGRQVDFDLMAETLSKTNLGALETGSPVNLERAARFGDEIGGHVMSGHIIAVTPITRIEESEHNRTIWFALPPELKPYILTKGFVGLDGCSLTIGSVTDTEFNVHLIPETLQRTLFGTRQAGDLVNIEIDPQTQAVVDTVARIMSAQQS